The DNA window ATTATTTCCGCGTCCTCACTGAGGTGATCCACATTCTGGCACGCATTAGCTGGACTTCCTTTTCCCCTTAGAAGTGTGCCTTACAATCCTCATCAGATTCTGTGCAGATCAACAAAGGCTGAGGGGAGTCCACTTAACCCAGTTTCTTCTATGCTCTTTTTAGGCCAGATGAGCGTCGCTTTGCTGTCTTTTCCATCGCTGTCTCCTCAGATGGACGGGAAGTGTTAGGAGGGTGAGTATTTGTAGGGGATGCACTCCTCAATTAATGAGGTAGGAGTTCTCCCAGAGACTGTACTGGACCCCACTGTGGAGAACAACCAGCCCTTCTCCAAGGTCAGGGTTTACGAGTTGCTTCACCTCTTGCTCACTGTTTCCCCAGCATGAGATGGGATGTCTCAAACCTGCTTGCAAAAATACAGCTAACTTTTTTCCCACCTCCTGTGTAAGAAGAGACCAGGGCTTGCCCCTCAGCAGGACTTTGCAACAAGGACTCTCTAGAGCATACACAGCATAAGTCCTCTCAGTTCTGGCTCCAGGACCCTCTTTATCCCTTCCCTTTCAGGGCCAATGATGGCTGCCTATACGTCTTTGATCGAGAACAGAACCGGCGCACCCTTCAGGTAATGTCCTTGAAACTTAGAGCCTCTGCTTCCTGGTCTTTGGCCTATTAGAAGACCTAGAAAGAGGTCCTAGGTGTTCTGGCTTCCTTCTTCACTAGATTGAGTCCCATGAGGATGATGTGAATGCAGTGGCCTTTGCTGACATAAGCTCCCAAATCCTGTTCTCTGGGGGTGATGATGCCATCTGCAAAGTGTGGGATCGACGCACCATGCGGGAGGATGACCCTAAGCCCGTGGGTGCACTGGCTGGACATCAGGACGGCATCACCTTCATTGACAGCAAGGTGGGCAGGGAAGCAGAACCGCACAGCTAGGTTACAGTTGTCCAAGTGGACTGGCATGGAAACTCACCAAGCTCCTTATTAGCTAAGGTTTGCAAGAGCTGGAGTTTAGGGAAGGGACTTAAGCCAAGAAACATGAGCTCCATCTGTATTCACCAGTCCTCAAGGAGCAGGGCAGGGCTTTctgtggaaggaaagaagacaatTAATCCAGGATAGAATAGGAGGCCCAGCCAGTCCCTGGGCAAAGAAGGGGAAACCTAGCCAGGGGGTCAGGTCTGTGGTAGAATACCAATGGTGAGCTCACCTGGATGAAGAAAGAGGCAAGCTAAGTCAAAGGACTGACATTCTTCCCCCTCACCTGGAGAAGCAGAGCTGGACTGACAGACCCCGATATTTGCAAACTCTGATACCTTGTTCCTCATCTGGGGATTCACAGGGTGATGCCCGGTATCTCATCTCCAACTCCAAAGACCAGACCATCAAGCTCTGGGATATCCGACGCTTTTCTAGTCGGGAAGGTATGGAAGCCTCACGGCAGGCTGCCACACAGCAAAACTGGGACTACCGCTGGCAGCAGGTACCCAAAAAAGGTGAGAGTGGAAGGTAGAACCTGAGATCTGGAGAATAAAGAGTCAGGGGTGGTAGTTAAAATAATTAACCCCTGATAAAGCCTGGCATGGGCACAGTGGATGTGACCGTAGCCTGggtccctccccccaactccctctTGCTAGGCATGAAGTCTTTGCTGAACTCTGGGGAGAGTTGGGGTTCCCGGGGGCTCACTCAGAAACAACCAATACAAAAAGTATTTCAGTATCTTCACAACCAGCATGCTGAGCCATATTGGTGAACATTAGGTGGGGAAGGAGCCACCAGTCGGAGACTGGAAAGGCAGTCATCTGTAAGCATCAGTCTTTGCTGAGGACTGATGATACAGGAGAATCCAGACTCCCTAACCTAGGGCTCTCCATGCATCCCTACCCAGCCTGGCGGAAACTGAAACTCCCAGGAGACAGCTCCTTGATGACCTACCGGGGCCATGGGGTGCTGCATACCCTTATCCGTTGCCGATTCTCCCCCACCCATAGCACCGGCCAGCAGTTCATCTATAGTGGCTGCTCTACTGGCAAAGTTGTCGGTAAGGATTGTGTCAGAAGAGGGGGCCTTGGGAAAGGCAGGAATATTTCTCTGGCATTTCACCTGTTACCGGTAACCACCTTAAATGTCTTAATGGTGACTATAAGTGAGATTTAATTCAGTTTGGAGCAGGTTAGGCTTAGGGAAGTAGAAAACATTGTATTCactagcacttttttttttttttttaagagagagtacaagtgtggaaggggcagagggagagggagaaagagaatctccagcaggctccacacccagcgtgagCCAGAcgcaggctcaatcccatgaccctggaatcatgacgtgagctgaaatcaaaagtcagacgcttaaccgactgagccacccagacaccctaacgtgttaaattaagaaaaggaacataggggcacctgggtggctcagtcacttaagcatctgactttcgatttcggctcaggtcatgatctcatggttcatgagttcgagccccacatcagggtccgtgctgacagctcggagcctcgagcctgcttcagcttctgtgtctccctctctctctacccctgcccactcaccttctgtttctctctctctcaaaataaataaacattaaaagaaggaaCATAGGCTTCTATTTAGTAAATATAATAATAGATTGCCAAAAATATacttagttctatttttttagcctgtcaaggaaagaaagagattgCAGATGAaaagccggggcgggggggcagaaaTGGAGGGCAGGGACAAATAGGATGACACAAGAAGACAAGCTCATAGTAAAGGACATGCAGTCATTAAAGCAGAAAGTGTGCAGAAAGACACAAATACATGTACAGCTATGAGGAGCCTAAGACAGTGCCATACCTAGGGAGGCACTCAGGGGCCCACTCAGAAAGGAAGATGCACCCCTGTCCAGAAGACTCCAGAAGGCTCAGGTGTCTGTGCAGATAGCCCATTGTTCACTTTTGTTGTGCCTTCCATATCTTATGGGTTTCATAGAAAATTGTTGTAAAGAGCTTTAAAACCACATTACATTTTCTTAACTTTTGACCCTGTTAAGTTTAGGTAAGGGCCAGGGAGAGGTATCCAAGCTCTGCCAGACCACACACTCAAGCCGAggtagggaaaagaaagagaaattacatCATCCTCTGGTGTGGGCTTTGCTCCCTGCAAAAGTGGGGAAATTGCCCTAGAGGTAAGCAGTACAGTTTAGGAACTGTGAGGGGTATTTAGAAGGTACTCTGGCAGCCCCGTCTCCACTCTGACCTTCCCTGGACAGTGTACGACCTCCTCAGCGGCCACATCGTGAAGAAGCTGACCAACCACAAGGCCTGCGTGCGTGACGTCAGCTGGCACCCCTTTGAGGAAAAGATTGTCAGCAGTTCGGTGAggtggcaggggttggggggccAGTGCATGTCTGGGACTTGGACCTAGGCAGGGCAGCACCCCCTGACTACTTGCCACCTTCTGCCCTGCAGTGGGATGGGAACCTGCGTCTCTGGCAGTACCGCCAGGCTGAGTACTTCCAGGACGACATGCCAGAATCTGAGGAGCCCCTCAGCGCCCCTGCCCCAGTGCCCCACCCCTCTGCAGCCTTTTCCTCACCCCAGTAGACCTGATCTCCAGCCCCATACACCGGTGAGCCTCTTACaagctctctgcctcctcccttccaGGGAGATCTGTGGGGGAATCCCTGGCATTGGATGGGGAGGAGCACAAGCCCAGGCTTTGGGGCCCTAGCTGAGCCCTAGAAGCGCCTCCCCAAGGGGCAGAGTAACTCTGTCTCCTCATGTGCTCACACCCAGTGGCTTGGGTGTCTATCTCTGGCCAGGGTTTGGCAGGACTGCCATTATCTGGGGTGTGGCCTTTGTCAGCAGGAGAACTGTCCTGAGTGTTTTTAATCATGTTTGGATGTTAAGTGTTAGCTCCTAGAATAGATGCCCGGGGCCAGGTCTGAACTGAGCTATCAGCCAGACCCTTCCCTGGCCTTCATGTTGAGGATTAGACTGGCCAATCTGAGGGCCAGGCATCCTGGCCCTTCTTCCAGAGGTCCTGAAGGCTAGAGCTCTAGCCGTTTAGGGGAGGGTGGGATGAGTAAGGCATATCATTAGCACCCTCCTGGGTGGGAATTAGATCTTCTCTCTCTATGTCTGGGTCTTTGGGGTGGGACAGGTTGTGGTGTGAGAGGCTCCATGTGGCCCCACATAGGGCAGGCCCTCCCTTCCCAGACTTCCATCATGCTGGAGGCCAG is part of the Neofelis nebulosa isolate mNeoNeb1 chromosome 7, mNeoNeb1.pri, whole genome shotgun sequence genome and encodes:
- the DCAF11 gene encoding DDB1- and CUL4-associated factor 11; the encoded protein is MGSRNSSSAGTGSGDPSEGLPRRGASLRRSEEEEEEDEDVDLAQVLAYLLRRGQVRLVQGGGAANLQLIQALSDSEEEHDSAWDGRLGDRYNPPVDATPDTRELECNEIKTQVELATGRLGLRRAAREHSFPQMLHQRERGLCHRGSFSLGERSRMMSHFLPNDLGFTDTYSQKAFCGIYSKDGQIFMSACQDQTIRLYDCRYGRFHKFKSIKARDVGWSVLDVAFTPDGNHFLYSSWSDYIHICNIYGEGDTHTALDLRPDERRFAVFSIAVSSDGREVLGGANDGCLYVFDREQNRRTLQIESHEDDVNAVAFADISSQILFSGGDDAICKVWDRRTMREDDPKPVGALAGHQDGITFIDSKGDARYLISNSKDQTIKLWDIRRFSSREGMEASRQAATQQNWDYRWQQVPKKAWRKLKLPGDSSLMTYRGHGVLHTLIRCRFSPTHSTGQQFIYSGCSTGKVVVYDLLSGHIVKKLTNHKACVRDVSWHPFEEKIVSSSWDGNLRLWQYRQAEYFQDDMPESEEPLSAPAPVPHPSAAFSSPQ